Proteins co-encoded in one Coregonus clupeaformis isolate EN_2021a chromosome 17, ASM2061545v1, whole genome shotgun sequence genomic window:
- the LOC121586450 gene encoding zinc finger protein 384 isoform X3: MFLNKMKEQLGPDNKGSPSFPHSSHYPTAVLTMDTGGRVVPKQEGGGGGVQLNAVGGHLHQPHTSQNITVVPVQSTGIMTAAGLVITTPQGTLVSQPTSTQSFVPGPPANTMIVSALHPTNTESSQHSSLYFYSHNKKEDLVIPAVVMPTPGKRGRKKKSMMPRAGANLPPGSDALILAHLAAGGQHHNADHYDLSNDEDEHGNKDGTKSYRCRMCAVTFFSKSDMQIHAKSHTEAKPHKCPHCSKSFANSSYLSQHIRIHSGAKPYTCSFCQKTFRQLSHLQQHTRNHTEGKPHKCPHCSKSFANSSYLAQHIRIHSGAKPYTCSFCQKTFRQLSHLQQHHRIHTGDRPYKCIHPGCEKAFTQLSNLQSHRRQHNKDKPYKCHNCNRGYTDAASLEVHLSTHTVKHAKLYSCGLCNRAYTSETYLMKHMRKHNPDPLTVAAAVAAQQAQGHTHGGGGRGRGRGRGGGANTGGGGPGGASQNQGQNQPQNPQQGSYPQTEGVPCPFDLHQYKTVSAGEIQYKPVSVADLSAHKDLCLTVSTSAIQVEHMNS, translated from the exons ATGTTCCTGAACAAGATGAAGGAGCAGTTGGGTCCGGACAATAAGGGTTCTCCGTCGTTCCCTCACTCCTCGCACTATCCCACCGCTGTGCTCACCATGGACACGGGAGGCCGGGTGGTGCCCAAACAGGAAGGTGGAGGCGGTGGCGTCCAATTGAACGCCGTAGGCGGTCACCTGCACCAGCCGCACACCTCACAGAATATCACGGTGGTGCCTGTCCAGTCCACCGGCATCATGACGGCAG cggGGCTAGTGATAACCACTCCCCAAGGCACCCTGGTTTCTCAACCCACCTCCACACAATCTTTCGTGCCCGGACCCCCTGCCAACACCATGATAGTGTCCGCACTGCACCCCACAAACACAG AGAGCAGCCAgcactcctctctctacttctacAGCCACA ACAAGAAAGAGGATTTGGTCATCCCTGCTGTTGTCATGCCAACGCCTGGGAAGCGGGGCAGGAAGAAGAAGTCGATGATGCCGAGGGCTGGCGCCAACCTCCCCCCAGGAAGTGATGCGTTGATTCTGGCACACCTGGCTGCTGGGGGGCAG CACCACAATGCCGACCATTATGACTTATCAAATGATGAGGATGAGCATGGGAACAAAGATGGCACCAAATCATACAG GTGCCGGATGTGTGCGGTGACGTTCTTCAGCAAGTCGGACATGCAGATCCATGCCAAGTCTCACACGGAGGCCAAGCCGCACAAGTGTCCCCACTGCTCCAAATCGTTCGCCAACTCCAGCTACCTGTCCCAGCATATCCGCATCCACAGCGGGGCCAAGCCCTACACCTGCTCCTTCTGCCAGAAAACATTCAGGCAGCTCAGTCACTTACAGCAGCACACACG AAACCACACTGAGGGCAAACCGCACAAGTGTCCCCACTGCTCCAAATCGTTCGCCAACTCCAGCTACCTGGCCCAGCATATCCGCATCCACAGCGGGGCCAAGCCCTACACCTGCTCCTTCTGCCAGAAAACATTCAGGCAGCTCAGTCACTTACAGCAGCACCACAG GATCCACACTGGGGACCGACCTTACAAGTGTATCCATCCTGGCTGCGAGAAAGCATTTACTCAGCTTTCCAATTTACAG TCTCACCGCCGGCAGCACAACAAAGATAAGCCGTACAAGTGCCACAACTGTAACCGCGGTTACACAGACGCGGCCAGTCTGGAGGTGCACCTGTCCACTCACACGGTCAAACACGCCAAGCTCTACTCCTGTGGCCTGTGCAACCGCGCTTACACCTCG gagaCCTACCTGATGAAACACATGCGGAAGCACAACCCGGACCCCCTCACGGTGGCGGCTGCCGTTGCCGCCCAGCAGGCTCAGGGTCACACTCATGGAGGagggggcagggggaggggcCGTGGCAGAGGAGGCGGGGCAAACACAGGAGGAGGCGGTCCCGGAGGGGCGAGTCAGAACCAGGGTCAGAACCAGCCCCAGAACCCTCAGCAAGGCAGCTACCCGCAGACGGAGGGCGTGCCGTGCCCTTTCGACCTTCACCAGTACAAGACAGTGTCGGCCGGCGAGATCCAGTACAAGCCAGTCAGCGTCGCCGACCTGTCGGCCCATAAGGACCTCTGCCTCACCGTGTCCACCTCAGCCATCCAGGTGGAGCACATGAACTCATAG
- the LOC121586450 gene encoding zinc finger protein 384 isoform X4: MEDSHFNSSYFWSPVPTVQGQIENAMFLNKMKEQLGPDNKGSPSFPHSSHYPTAVLTMDTGGRVVPKQEGGGGGVQLNAVGGHLHQPHTSQNITVVPVQSTGIMTADKKEDLVIPAVVMPTPGKRGRKKKSMMPRAGANLPPGSDALILAHLAAGGQHHNADHYDLSNDEDEHGNKDGTKSYRCRMCAVTFFSKSDMQIHAKSHTEAKPHKCPHCSKSFANSSYLSQHIRIHSGAKPYTCSFCQKTFRQLSHLQQHTRNHTEGKPHKCPHCSKSFANSSYLAQHIRIHSGAKPYTCSFCQKTFRQLSHLQQHHRIHTGDRPYKCIHPGCEKAFTQLSNLQSHRRQHNKDKPYKCHNCNRGYTDAASLEVHLSTHTVKHAKLYSCGLCNRAYTSETYLMKHMRKHNPDPLTVAAAVAAQQAQGHTHGGGGRGRGRGRGGGANTGGGGPGGASQNQGQNQPQNPQQGSYPQTEGVPCPFDLHQYKTVSAGEIQYKPVSVADLSAHKDLCLTVSTSAIQVEHMNS, encoded by the exons ATGGAAGATTCCCATTTCAACTCATCATACTTTTGGTCTCCCGTTCCCACAGTACAAGGACAG ATTGAAAACGCCATGTTCCTGAACAAGATGAAGGAGCAGTTGGGTCCGGACAATAAGGGTTCTCCGTCGTTCCCTCACTCCTCGCACTATCCCACCGCTGTGCTCACCATGGACACGGGAGGCCGGGTGGTGCCCAAACAGGAAGGTGGAGGCGGTGGCGTCCAATTGAACGCCGTAGGCGGTCACCTGCACCAGCCGCACACCTCACAGAATATCACGGTGGTGCCTGTCCAGTCCACCGGCATCATGACGGCAG ACAAGAAAGAGGATTTGGTCATCCCTGCTGTTGTCATGCCAACGCCTGGGAAGCGGGGCAGGAAGAAGAAGTCGATGATGCCGAGGGCTGGCGCCAACCTCCCCCCAGGAAGTGATGCGTTGATTCTGGCACACCTGGCTGCTGGGGGGCAG CACCACAATGCCGACCATTATGACTTATCAAATGATGAGGATGAGCATGGGAACAAAGATGGCACCAAATCATACAG GTGCCGGATGTGTGCGGTGACGTTCTTCAGCAAGTCGGACATGCAGATCCATGCCAAGTCTCACACGGAGGCCAAGCCGCACAAGTGTCCCCACTGCTCCAAATCGTTCGCCAACTCCAGCTACCTGTCCCAGCATATCCGCATCCACAGCGGGGCCAAGCCCTACACCTGCTCCTTCTGCCAGAAAACATTCAGGCAGCTCAGTCACTTACAGCAGCACACACG AAACCACACTGAGGGCAAACCGCACAAGTGTCCCCACTGCTCCAAATCGTTCGCCAACTCCAGCTACCTGGCCCAGCATATCCGCATCCACAGCGGGGCCAAGCCCTACACCTGCTCCTTCTGCCAGAAAACATTCAGGCAGCTCAGTCACTTACAGCAGCACCACAG GATCCACACTGGGGACCGACCTTACAAGTGTATCCATCCTGGCTGCGAGAAAGCATTTACTCAGCTTTCCAATTTACAG TCTCACCGCCGGCAGCACAACAAAGATAAGCCGTACAAGTGCCACAACTGTAACCGCGGTTACACAGACGCGGCCAGTCTGGAGGTGCACCTGTCCACTCACACGGTCAAACACGCCAAGCTCTACTCCTGTGGCCTGTGCAACCGCGCTTACACCTCG gagaCCTACCTGATGAAACACATGCGGAAGCACAACCCGGACCCCCTCACGGTGGCGGCTGCCGTTGCCGCCCAGCAGGCTCAGGGTCACACTCATGGAGGagggggcagggggaggggcCGTGGCAGAGGAGGCGGGGCAAACACAGGAGGAGGCGGTCCCGGAGGGGCGAGTCAGAACCAGGGTCAGAACCAGCCCCAGAACCCTCAGCAAGGCAGCTACCCGCAGACGGAGGGCGTGCCGTGCCCTTTCGACCTTCACCAGTACAAGACAGTGTCGGCCGGCGAGATCCAGTACAAGCCAGTCAGCGTCGCCGACCTGTCGGCCCATAAGGACCTCTGCCTCACCGTGTCCACCTCAGCCATCCAGGTGGAGCACATGAACTCATAG
- the LOC121586450 gene encoding zinc finger protein 384 isoform X2, with protein MEDSHFNSSYFWSPVPTVQGQIENAMFLNKMKEQLGPDNKGSPSFPHSSHYPTAVLTMDTGGRVVPKQEGGGGGVQLNAVGGHLHQPHTSQNITVVPVQSTGIMTAAGLVITTPQGTLVSQPTSTQSFVPGPPANTMIVSALHPTNTDKKEDLVIPAVVMPTPGKRGRKKKSMMPRAGANLPPGSDALILAHLAAGGQHHNADHYDLSNDEDEHGNKDGTKSYRCRMCAVTFFSKSDMQIHAKSHTEAKPHKCPHCSKSFANSSYLSQHIRIHSGAKPYTCSFCQKTFRQLSHLQQHTRNHTEGKPHKCPHCSKSFANSSYLAQHIRIHSGAKPYTCSFCQKTFRQLSHLQQHHRIHTGDRPYKCIHPGCEKAFTQLSNLQSHRRQHNKDKPYKCHNCNRGYTDAASLEVHLSTHTVKHAKLYSCGLCNRAYTSETYLMKHMRKHNPDPLTVAAAVAAQQAQGHTHGGGGRGRGRGRGGGANTGGGGPGGASQNQGQNQPQNPQQGSYPQTEGVPCPFDLHQYKTVSAGEIQYKPVSVADLSAHKDLCLTVSTSAIQVEHMNS; from the exons ATGGAAGATTCCCATTTCAACTCATCATACTTTTGGTCTCCCGTTCCCACAGTACAAGGACAG ATTGAAAACGCCATGTTCCTGAACAAGATGAAGGAGCAGTTGGGTCCGGACAATAAGGGTTCTCCGTCGTTCCCTCACTCCTCGCACTATCCCACCGCTGTGCTCACCATGGACACGGGAGGCCGGGTGGTGCCCAAACAGGAAGGTGGAGGCGGTGGCGTCCAATTGAACGCCGTAGGCGGTCACCTGCACCAGCCGCACACCTCACAGAATATCACGGTGGTGCCTGTCCAGTCCACCGGCATCATGACGGCAG cggGGCTAGTGATAACCACTCCCCAAGGCACCCTGGTTTCTCAACCCACCTCCACACAATCTTTCGTGCCCGGACCCCCTGCCAACACCATGATAGTGTCCGCACTGCACCCCACAAACACAG ACAAGAAAGAGGATTTGGTCATCCCTGCTGTTGTCATGCCAACGCCTGGGAAGCGGGGCAGGAAGAAGAAGTCGATGATGCCGAGGGCTGGCGCCAACCTCCCCCCAGGAAGTGATGCGTTGATTCTGGCACACCTGGCTGCTGGGGGGCAG CACCACAATGCCGACCATTATGACTTATCAAATGATGAGGATGAGCATGGGAACAAAGATGGCACCAAATCATACAG GTGCCGGATGTGTGCGGTGACGTTCTTCAGCAAGTCGGACATGCAGATCCATGCCAAGTCTCACACGGAGGCCAAGCCGCACAAGTGTCCCCACTGCTCCAAATCGTTCGCCAACTCCAGCTACCTGTCCCAGCATATCCGCATCCACAGCGGGGCCAAGCCCTACACCTGCTCCTTCTGCCAGAAAACATTCAGGCAGCTCAGTCACTTACAGCAGCACACACG AAACCACACTGAGGGCAAACCGCACAAGTGTCCCCACTGCTCCAAATCGTTCGCCAACTCCAGCTACCTGGCCCAGCATATCCGCATCCACAGCGGGGCCAAGCCCTACACCTGCTCCTTCTGCCAGAAAACATTCAGGCAGCTCAGTCACTTACAGCAGCACCACAG GATCCACACTGGGGACCGACCTTACAAGTGTATCCATCCTGGCTGCGAGAAAGCATTTACTCAGCTTTCCAATTTACAG TCTCACCGCCGGCAGCACAACAAAGATAAGCCGTACAAGTGCCACAACTGTAACCGCGGTTACACAGACGCGGCCAGTCTGGAGGTGCACCTGTCCACTCACACGGTCAAACACGCCAAGCTCTACTCCTGTGGCCTGTGCAACCGCGCTTACACCTCG gagaCCTACCTGATGAAACACATGCGGAAGCACAACCCGGACCCCCTCACGGTGGCGGCTGCCGTTGCCGCCCAGCAGGCTCAGGGTCACACTCATGGAGGagggggcagggggaggggcCGTGGCAGAGGAGGCGGGGCAAACACAGGAGGAGGCGGTCCCGGAGGGGCGAGTCAGAACCAGGGTCAGAACCAGCCCCAGAACCCTCAGCAAGGCAGCTACCCGCAGACGGAGGGCGTGCCGTGCCCTTTCGACCTTCACCAGTACAAGACAGTGTCGGCCGGCGAGATCCAGTACAAGCCAGTCAGCGTCGCCGACCTGTCGGCCCATAAGGACCTCTGCCTCACCGTGTCCACCTCAGCCATCCAGGTGGAGCACATGAACTCATAG
- the LOC121586450 gene encoding zinc finger protein 384 isoform X1: MEDSHFNSSYFWSPVPTVQGQIENAMFLNKMKEQLGPDNKGSPSFPHSSHYPTAVLTMDTGGRVVPKQEGGGGGVQLNAVGGHLHQPHTSQNITVVPVQSTGIMTAAGLVITTPQGTLVSQPTSTQSFVPGPPANTMIVSALHPTNTESSQHSSLYFYSHNKKEDLVIPAVVMPTPGKRGRKKKSMMPRAGANLPPGSDALILAHLAAGGQHHNADHYDLSNDEDEHGNKDGTKSYRCRMCAVTFFSKSDMQIHAKSHTEAKPHKCPHCSKSFANSSYLSQHIRIHSGAKPYTCSFCQKTFRQLSHLQQHTRNHTEGKPHKCPHCSKSFANSSYLAQHIRIHSGAKPYTCSFCQKTFRQLSHLQQHHRIHTGDRPYKCIHPGCEKAFTQLSNLQSHRRQHNKDKPYKCHNCNRGYTDAASLEVHLSTHTVKHAKLYSCGLCNRAYTSETYLMKHMRKHNPDPLTVAAAVAAQQAQGHTHGGGGRGRGRGRGGGANTGGGGPGGASQNQGQNQPQNPQQGSYPQTEGVPCPFDLHQYKTVSAGEIQYKPVSVADLSAHKDLCLTVSTSAIQVEHMNS; this comes from the exons ATGGAAGATTCCCATTTCAACTCATCATACTTTTGGTCTCCCGTTCCCACAGTACAAGGACAG ATTGAAAACGCCATGTTCCTGAACAAGATGAAGGAGCAGTTGGGTCCGGACAATAAGGGTTCTCCGTCGTTCCCTCACTCCTCGCACTATCCCACCGCTGTGCTCACCATGGACACGGGAGGCCGGGTGGTGCCCAAACAGGAAGGTGGAGGCGGTGGCGTCCAATTGAACGCCGTAGGCGGTCACCTGCACCAGCCGCACACCTCACAGAATATCACGGTGGTGCCTGTCCAGTCCACCGGCATCATGACGGCAG cggGGCTAGTGATAACCACTCCCCAAGGCACCCTGGTTTCTCAACCCACCTCCACACAATCTTTCGTGCCCGGACCCCCTGCCAACACCATGATAGTGTCCGCACTGCACCCCACAAACACAG AGAGCAGCCAgcactcctctctctacttctacAGCCACA ACAAGAAAGAGGATTTGGTCATCCCTGCTGTTGTCATGCCAACGCCTGGGAAGCGGGGCAGGAAGAAGAAGTCGATGATGCCGAGGGCTGGCGCCAACCTCCCCCCAGGAAGTGATGCGTTGATTCTGGCACACCTGGCTGCTGGGGGGCAG CACCACAATGCCGACCATTATGACTTATCAAATGATGAGGATGAGCATGGGAACAAAGATGGCACCAAATCATACAG GTGCCGGATGTGTGCGGTGACGTTCTTCAGCAAGTCGGACATGCAGATCCATGCCAAGTCTCACACGGAGGCCAAGCCGCACAAGTGTCCCCACTGCTCCAAATCGTTCGCCAACTCCAGCTACCTGTCCCAGCATATCCGCATCCACAGCGGGGCCAAGCCCTACACCTGCTCCTTCTGCCAGAAAACATTCAGGCAGCTCAGTCACTTACAGCAGCACACACG AAACCACACTGAGGGCAAACCGCACAAGTGTCCCCACTGCTCCAAATCGTTCGCCAACTCCAGCTACCTGGCCCAGCATATCCGCATCCACAGCGGGGCCAAGCCCTACACCTGCTCCTTCTGCCAGAAAACATTCAGGCAGCTCAGTCACTTACAGCAGCACCACAG GATCCACACTGGGGACCGACCTTACAAGTGTATCCATCCTGGCTGCGAGAAAGCATTTACTCAGCTTTCCAATTTACAG TCTCACCGCCGGCAGCACAACAAAGATAAGCCGTACAAGTGCCACAACTGTAACCGCGGTTACACAGACGCGGCCAGTCTGGAGGTGCACCTGTCCACTCACACGGTCAAACACGCCAAGCTCTACTCCTGTGGCCTGTGCAACCGCGCTTACACCTCG gagaCCTACCTGATGAAACACATGCGGAAGCACAACCCGGACCCCCTCACGGTGGCGGCTGCCGTTGCCGCCCAGCAGGCTCAGGGTCACACTCATGGAGGagggggcagggggaggggcCGTGGCAGAGGAGGCGGGGCAAACACAGGAGGAGGCGGTCCCGGAGGGGCGAGTCAGAACCAGGGTCAGAACCAGCCCCAGAACCCTCAGCAAGGCAGCTACCCGCAGACGGAGGGCGTGCCGTGCCCTTTCGACCTTCACCAGTACAAGACAGTGTCGGCCGGCGAGATCCAGTACAAGCCAGTCAGCGTCGCCGACCTGTCGGCCCATAAGGACCTCTGCCTCACCGTGTCCACCTCAGCCATCCAGGTGGAGCACATGAACTCATAG
- the LOC121586450 gene encoding zinc finger protein 384 isoform X5: MEDSHFNSSYFWSPVPTVQGQIENAMFLNKMKEQLGPDNKGSPSFPHSSHYPTAVLTMDTGGRVVPKQEGGGGGVQLNAVGGHLHQPHTSQNITVVPVQSTGIMTAAGLVITTPQGTLVSQPTSTQSFVPGPPANTMIVSALHPTNTESSQHSSLYFYSHNKKEDLVIPAVVMPTPGKRGRKKKSMMPRAGANLPPGSDALILAHLAAGGQHHNADHYDLSNDEDEHGNKDGTKSYRCRMCAVTFFSKSDMQIHAKSHTEAKPHKCPHCSKSFANSSYLSQHIRIHSGAKPYTCSFCQKTFRQLSHLQQHTRIHTGDRPYKCIHPGCEKAFTQLSNLQSHRRQHNKDKPYKCHNCNRGYTDAASLEVHLSTHTVKHAKLYSCGLCNRAYTSETYLMKHMRKHNPDPLTVAAAVAAQQAQGHTHGGGGRGRGRGRGGGANTGGGGPGGASQNQGQNQPQNPQQGSYPQTEGVPCPFDLHQYKTVSAGEIQYKPVSVADLSAHKDLCLTVSTSAIQVEHMNS, from the exons ATGGAAGATTCCCATTTCAACTCATCATACTTTTGGTCTCCCGTTCCCACAGTACAAGGACAG ATTGAAAACGCCATGTTCCTGAACAAGATGAAGGAGCAGTTGGGTCCGGACAATAAGGGTTCTCCGTCGTTCCCTCACTCCTCGCACTATCCCACCGCTGTGCTCACCATGGACACGGGAGGCCGGGTGGTGCCCAAACAGGAAGGTGGAGGCGGTGGCGTCCAATTGAACGCCGTAGGCGGTCACCTGCACCAGCCGCACACCTCACAGAATATCACGGTGGTGCCTGTCCAGTCCACCGGCATCATGACGGCAG cggGGCTAGTGATAACCACTCCCCAAGGCACCCTGGTTTCTCAACCCACCTCCACACAATCTTTCGTGCCCGGACCCCCTGCCAACACCATGATAGTGTCCGCACTGCACCCCACAAACACAG AGAGCAGCCAgcactcctctctctacttctacAGCCACA ACAAGAAAGAGGATTTGGTCATCCCTGCTGTTGTCATGCCAACGCCTGGGAAGCGGGGCAGGAAGAAGAAGTCGATGATGCCGAGGGCTGGCGCCAACCTCCCCCCAGGAAGTGATGCGTTGATTCTGGCACACCTGGCTGCTGGGGGGCAG CACCACAATGCCGACCATTATGACTTATCAAATGATGAGGATGAGCATGGGAACAAAGATGGCACCAAATCATACAG GTGCCGGATGTGTGCGGTGACGTTCTTCAGCAAGTCGGACATGCAGATCCATGCCAAGTCTCACACGGAGGCCAAGCCGCACAAGTGTCCCCACTGCTCCAAATCGTTCGCCAACTCCAGCTACCTGTCCCAGCATATCCGCATCCACAGCGGGGCCAAGCCCTACACCTGCTCCTTCTGCCAGAAAACATTCAGGCAGCTCAGTCACTTACAGCAGCACACACG GATCCACACTGGGGACCGACCTTACAAGTGTATCCATCCTGGCTGCGAGAAAGCATTTACTCAGCTTTCCAATTTACAG TCTCACCGCCGGCAGCACAACAAAGATAAGCCGTACAAGTGCCACAACTGTAACCGCGGTTACACAGACGCGGCCAGTCTGGAGGTGCACCTGTCCACTCACACGGTCAAACACGCCAAGCTCTACTCCTGTGGCCTGTGCAACCGCGCTTACACCTCG gagaCCTACCTGATGAAACACATGCGGAAGCACAACCCGGACCCCCTCACGGTGGCGGCTGCCGTTGCCGCCCAGCAGGCTCAGGGTCACACTCATGGAGGagggggcagggggaggggcCGTGGCAGAGGAGGCGGGGCAAACACAGGAGGAGGCGGTCCCGGAGGGGCGAGTCAGAACCAGGGTCAGAACCAGCCCCAGAACCCTCAGCAAGGCAGCTACCCGCAGACGGAGGGCGTGCCGTGCCCTTTCGACCTTCACCAGTACAAGACAGTGTCGGCCGGCGAGATCCAGTACAAGCCAGTCAGCGTCGCCGACCTGTCGGCCCATAAGGACCTCTGCCTCACCGTGTCCACCTCAGCCATCCAGGTGGAGCACATGAACTCATAG